In the genome of Carya illinoinensis cultivar Pawnee chromosome 13, C.illinoinensisPawnee_v1, whole genome shotgun sequence, the window AGAAGGGAAGGAAGTAAATCTTGTTGAAAGATGCCCTCGATCAAGACTTCAACAGCAGTGTATCAAATATTTGGGTCCGGTAAGCCTTTATTTCTTTACTTTATCATCCTATattccgatttttttttttaatgttatttaatGATAgtttcttctctatttttttcactAGATGGAAAGGTTGGCCTATGAAGTTGTTGTGGAGGATGGAAAGTTCTTCTACAAGCAATCAGGGGAGCTTCTTGACACCACTGGAGAAGCCAAGGATGCCAAGTGGATTTTTGTCCTAAGCACATCTATGACCTTGTATGTTggcaagaagaagaaaggtgCTTTCCAGCATTCTAGCTTCTTGGCCGGAGGAGCTACGTCTGCTGCTGGGAGATTGGTTATTGAGGATGGCATCCTAAAGGTACACCTGTTGCATCATATCTCATGGAATTCTTATGGTAAAAATAATGGAAGAAGCCtatagatttttcttttgttcaacCATAGTTCCATTTTCACCATAGTTTCTTAATAATGATTTCTGCTACTTTTGATCAGGCTGTTTGGCCTCACAGTGGTCATTATCGACCTACTGAAGAAAATTTTGAGGACTTTGTCTCCTTCCTCAAAGAGAACAACGTGAATCTCAAAGATGTAAAGGTAAAAACAAAGGGGCTTAATTTTCTTTGAAATGCTATTGtgtctttttctctcttatagAGAATCATTAGACACTAGCTAATATGCTGAGAATGTTTTTTCTGTTATATTCAGATGAGTCCAGTTGATGAGGAGGATGAATTGTTTAGCAAGCAAAGAAGCAGTATTCATCTTAGAAGTTCATCTGACGAGGACTTGACTCAAAAGTTGGGTAGCGAAGAGACCAATGTTGAAGACTTGAATCAAGAGaaaattgattttataaaaGATGAGACTACTGCTGCATTGGAACTGCCCATAACAAGCCAGTTACATAGTCTCGGTAGAAATTTGGCTAACCTTAAAATACCGAGAAGGAATGAACTGTCTGAGAGGTTAGACAGAGAAAATCAAAATTTGGGACGAAGTTGTAACAGTTTGGCAGCAGAATCTCCAGTGGATGGTTATGAAACGGCAGAAGAAACCTTTCCTTCTGAACAGGATTACGTGATTCCAAAGCAGAACAAGTTTAATGAACAACATGAAGAGATGGAAGTGGAAATCATTCCCGAAGAATCAATTCTGGAAAGGATTAATTCGCATAAAGGAATGAAGTCATATCAATTAGGGAAGCAATTATCTTGCAAGTGGACAACAGGAGCTGGACCCCGCATTGGTTGTGTAAGGGACTATCCCTCAAAGCTCCAGTTCCAAGCTTTGGAGCAAGTGAACTTGTCTCCAAGAAGTGCTGCTCGTTCTAGATCATACATATCTCCTGAACTCATCAGGGGGCTGAGTTTAAGGCTAATGACACCAAGAAGTTATGGTGAGGAAATGGCACTAACCATAACATCACCTACACCTGAGGAAGGAAATTTCTCACAAAGAATCAATCACCATTCAAGAACACAGTCCTCGCCATTGATGAGAGGAACATCAATAACTTCGATTGGTAACACCCAATGAGTAAGAAAAGATTTCCTGATTGATGTATTCTTTTTGTGTGAATAGAAAAGATGACATAGGAATTCTTTCTCATTCTTTTCATTCAAAACCACttaatacatttttttgtttttaactttttcatcttgtACAATAGAAGAGGATAATTGTACAATTTTGTGGGCTCCATGCCCTTTTAATACAAAAGAAGGTATTAAATTTTCTCTAGCAGTGTTTACTACTAAACTCTACAAATACAATGGTGTAATT includes:
- the LOC122291490 gene encoding IQ domain-containing protein IQM2-like, giving the protein MGICFSCPFSKYSDVENGLESIIVNSISFGEDEIKTPVRSVSFNSQDSEPKIFKSLSCGKMKIEASVSFKSGELEKMLSVKAHPLENNMHIESKIQESNVMCNQSLRSDSHVAMIQSLPILDPTNPKHVAALKLQKVYKSFRTRRKLADCAVLVEQSWWKLLDFAELKRSSISFFDIEKHETALSRWSRARTRAAKVGKGLSKNDRAQKLALQHWLEAIDPRHRYGHNLHYYYDKWLHCQSKEPFFYWLDIGEGKEVNLVERCPRSRLQQQCIKYLGPMERLAYEVVVEDGKFFYKQSGELLDTTGEAKDAKWIFVLSTSMTLYVGKKKKGAFQHSSFLAGGATSAAGRLVIEDGILKAVWPHSGHYRPTEENFEDFVSFLKENNVNLKDVKMSPVDEEDELFSKQRSSIHLRSSSDEDLTQKLGSEETNVEDLNQEKIDFIKDETTAALELPITSQLHSLGRNLANLKIPRRNELSERLDRENQNLGRSCNSLAAESPVDGYETAEETFPSEQDYVIPKQNKFNEQHEEMEVEIIPEESILERINSHKGMKSYQLGKQLSCKWTTGAGPRIGCVRDYPSKLQFQALEQVNLSPRSAARSRSYISPELIRGLSLRLMTPRSYGEEMALTITSPTPEEGNFSQRINHHSRTQSSPLMRGTSITSIGNTQ